The Chloroflexota bacterium DNA window AGTTTGCCATTACTACCGGATGCTGTTAAGTTCAACTCTGTTCCTCATGAACGTTTTAATCCCTATGTTTATGGTTGGCTTAATAATTTACGTTACCAACGCTCCAGTAACGATTGCAAGGAAATCACCTATATTGATGGCGTACAAGCCTTGGTCGTCGATTCAAGTGACTTAACGCTTGCACCCAATTTCTACGACCCAATTTTACTCAGCCAAGGCTGGCAGAAAATTGTGATGAGTGATCAGCATCACCGCTACATCAAAACAGAGCAAGACGGCAAGATTATCAATACAATCAATATTCGCTGGCAACTTGGCAGCCGTGTCACAGGCGACATAATCCAAGTCGTGATGATCGATTCGAGCGTTACTCATCGCTAAATTCAATGCTCGCCCTGCTCATGCAAAAGCCATAGCAGGGCGATTGATTTGATACCTCACGGCAACGATCAACCTAGCGATGTATCTAGCGATACATTGGCGCAATCAGCCCCAGAACTATAGTAATCCTAGCTTCAGTTTCAATCAGCCAACTACGAGGAAGGATTATTATGCGCTGGCGATTTACGCTCAATATTTTGCTCACCAGCTTCGTTTTAGCCGCATGTGGTCAGCCCCAAACTGCCCAACCAACCACGATAACCACAATAATCACACCTGAAAAGGCTCAAAGTCGCGCTCAAGCTACGACCCAACCAACCGTCGCTGGCACTGCTACTCCAATCATTCCAGGGCTTTCAGCAGACCAAGTTAATGGCTTTATCGCTATAGGTGAGCTCGAACGCCCACCGCTCAGCCGTGATTATGTTGCTAAGGAAAACCAAGATATCGATGGCGATATGGGCTATTCAAGCATGGCCATGATGATGACGTATATGCCAGATGTCCTAGTACAGGCGAGTGATCCCGATCCAGCTGACCCGTATGCGATGTCGATGTTGCCCATTGATACATACCTAACTCAAAGTTCAGTTGAAGCGACGATTGCATTTTATCAAACTGGTTTTGCAGCCAAAGGCTGGCAAGCTCAGCCAGTTCAACAGCAATCGCCTGATTCTGCGGCTTTATTTTTTGAGCAGGGCCAACATGTTGTTTCAGTGCTGATGTTTACGCCCTCAAAGCGTACAGAGCTCTATGTCATGCTGCTGCTGACCCAAAAGCCTGCCGATGCGCCTGCGCTAAACCTACCCTTGCCAGCCAACCACGATATTTTCGCAGCCAACGCGATTCCCATCCCGCCAAGTGCAACACTCAATACCAGCCTTGGCAATGACCCATTAGCAAAATCGGATATTTACGAGCCACACTATAGCCTTGAAAGCTTTTGGACAGGTTCGGTAAAATTCGAGGGCTATCAAATTTTAGAGCTAAGCAGCAGCCAAGCAGAAACTTTTGATTTTTACGAAACCTTGTTGGTGCATGCAGGCTGGCAAAATAACTTACGAATTCTTGGCCAAAATGACCATGGCATTCTTGGCACTGGTCGGATATTGCTGCGCTTTGTCGATAACGATATTCAAGTGCTTACCCTTTATCAGATGATTCACACCCTCAATCAACCAACTGATGACAAATGGCTTTTAGCCATGACCTTGCTCACGCTCAAGCCAGCCAAGCCTTCAAACTTTAGCATCGATCAGCAAGCTTTTGCTCCACTTGAACGATTCACTGTTTCAACCCCGCCCGAACAAGTGGAGTATCAAGCAGGTAATGATCCAATTCTCGATACGTTCATTCAAAGTTGGCAAGCTGAATTACAAGCAAAAGCTCAGATGCAAGCGAATTATCAGAACACCAGCCGAGCTCGAACGATCTGCAATAGCATGCCCAACACCAATTACACGAGTTTCTTTATTAGCCAAGCCAGTCCACGCCAACTAGCCGATTTTTATGACCAAAAACTAACCGAGCAGGGCTTGCCGTTATACCAACCGAGTAGTGATACCATCCGCAGCTACTATACCGATACTGGCAAAGGCAGGCATGGATTTTCACTGGTTATGCTCGATCGAAGTAGTTATAACCCACAGCAAAGCGGAACTTTGGCGATTATTCAGGAAAGCACCTCGGAGCGGCGGATTATGTTTCGTGGCGAGGATCATTACGATAATCAACTTTTCGATTTTGTCACGCCATTGAGCAATACCCTACCACTCATGCCAAACGCTACGGCTTATACCTTCAAAAATGATGTAGGACTCGATCGGCAAGTGCGGAATTGGTTAGGTGATCTGCAATATGAAACCTATAGCAACGATTGTAGTGAGGTGACTTATCTTGATGGAGCCACAGCTTCGTTATTGGAACTCAAAAGCGACAATGAAATCAACCAAATCATTGAATTTTACGACTCAATCTGGTTAAACCAAGGCTGGAACAAATCGACCCTAGCAGACCGCCACGACCAGTATACCAAGCAGGAACAAGGCGGTGCAGTGCTGCATACAATTAACTTGCGCTGGGAAAGCGCATCTAGCACGATGATTCCCTTTGATAAAACTATCATCTTGATTAAAATCGATTCAAGCGTTACCCATCGCTAAATTGCCCCAATGCTCGCAAACTGCGCTATGGCGACAAACCCATGGCGCAGTTGCTCTTTTTAGCCCTCAACGCTGCGTTTCAGCTAAATCCCTAAACCCTGATCTCTAGCCAGTCGCAATGATCAGCATTGTTATGATGCAGCGCATTATGCTGCTATAATGCATGCTGGAAGTCTGAGAGGCATAGGTTCTAACCAGGGCAATCAAAGGAGCAACTGGATGAAAATCTTTTTGGATACTGCTGATGTCGAAGAGATTCGCCAAGGCGTGGCGATGGGTGTGGTTGATGGTGTGACCACCAACCCTTCATTAGCAGCAAAAGCAGGCCGCAACTTCCGTGATGTGGTTTTAGAGATTGTTGAAATTTGTCCCGGCCCAGTCAGTGCCGAAACCGTGGCATTGCAAGCCGATGAAATAGTCCGCGAAGGCCGAATTTTGGCCAAATGGGCACCAAACATTGTGGTCAAAGTGCCGTTGATGGCTGAAGGCTTGAAGGCTGTTAAGCAGTTGACCAGCGAAGGCATCAAAACCAATGTAACCTTGATTTTCTCAGCTTCCCAAGCCTTATTGGCTGCCAAAGCTGGGGCCACCTTTGTTAGCCCATTCCTTGGGCGGCTCGACGATATTGGCCAA harbors:
- the fsa gene encoding fructose-6-phosphate aldolase, coding for MKIFLDTADVEEIRQGVAMGVVDGVTTNPSLAAKAGRNFRDVVLEIVEICPGPVSAETVALQADEIVREGRILAKWAPNIVVKVPLMAEGLKAVKQLTSEGIKTNVTLIFSASQALLAAKAGATFVSPFLGRLDDIGQDGMILIRDIVQIFKNYNIQTEVLAASIRHPVHVLQSALAGSHVATMPFKVLQQLVKHPLTDKGIETFLVDWQQVPDAATVFAE